The Helianthus annuus cultivar XRQ/B chromosome 16, HanXRQr2.0-SUNRISE, whole genome shotgun sequence genome includes a window with the following:
- the LOC110917561 gene encoding uncharacterized protein LOC110917561 isoform X1 — MNVVVSAKMLQRFLSNCPLLKVLVLVGYQLEVIIAFASGGNAFTFVDLFQCAPLIKNLVISRCYTKYLSAGGMPHQLPTPLAHLKCLCLDVCLMEHNEISSVLCMIMSSPLLDELVLMKYDKKRLGVEQTPTNFLDPENYSDLKLDHLETLEMKMTRSNLPLGMDLVKLVMAKAPVLKKVQLDLNAGVSIDDEVIMLRDLVLLPFARASPSAKLIIRRR, encoded by the exons ATGAATGTTGTGGTTTCTGCTAAAATGCTTCAACGGTTCCTCTCCAATTGCCCGCTACTGAAAGTACTCGTTTTG GTTGGATATCAATTAGAAGTAATTATTGCCTTTGCATCGGGAGGAAACGCGTTCACATTTGTTGATCTTTTTCAGTGTGCACCTTTGATTAAAAATTTGGTTATCTCAAGGTGTTATACAAAG TACTTATCGGCAGGCGGCATGCCACACCAGCTTCCAACTCCACTAGCCCATCTCAAATGTCTGTGTTTAGATGTGTGCTTGATGGAACACAATGAGATTTCTTCTGTCCTTTGTATGATCATGAGCTCCCCATTGTTGGATGAACTTGTGTTGATG AAGTATGATAAGAAGAGGCTGGGAGTTGAACAAACTCCCACCAACTTTCTTGATCCGGAAAACTACTCAGATTTGAAGTTGGATCATCTTGAGACATTGGAGATGAAAATGACTAGGAGTAACTTACCTCTTGGAATGGATCTTGTGAAACTCGTCATGGCCAAGGCACCCGTGCTAAAGAAAGTACAACTTGATCTTAATGCCGGTGTCTCTATAGATGATGAAGTGATAATGCTTAGAGATCTGGTTCTACTCCCATTTGCGCGGGCCTCACCTTCAGCAAAATTAATCATTAGACGCCGGTAA
- the LOC110917561 gene encoding uncharacterized protein LOC110917561 isoform X2 has translation MNVVVSAKMLQRFLSNCPLLKVLVLVGYQLEVIIAFASGGNAFTFVDLFQCAPLIKNLVISRCYTKYLSAGGMPHQLPTPLAHLKCLCLDVCLMEHNEISSVLCMIMSSPLLDELVLMYDKKRLGVEQTPTNFLDPENYSDLKLDHLETLEMKMTRSNLPLGMDLVKLVMAKAPVLKKVQLDLNAGVSIDDEVIMLRDLVLLPFARASPSAKLIIRRR, from the exons ATGAATGTTGTGGTTTCTGCTAAAATGCTTCAACGGTTCCTCTCCAATTGCCCGCTACTGAAAGTACTCGTTTTG GTTGGATATCAATTAGAAGTAATTATTGCCTTTGCATCGGGAGGAAACGCGTTCACATTTGTTGATCTTTTTCAGTGTGCACCTTTGATTAAAAATTTGGTTATCTCAAGGTGTTATACAAAG TACTTATCGGCAGGCGGCATGCCACACCAGCTTCCAACTCCACTAGCCCATCTCAAATGTCTGTGTTTAGATGTGTGCTTGATGGAACACAATGAGATTTCTTCTGTCCTTTGTATGATCATGAGCTCCCCATTGTTGGATGAACTTGTGTTGATG TATGATAAGAAGAGGCTGGGAGTTGAACAAACTCCCACCAACTTTCTTGATCCGGAAAACTACTCAGATTTGAAGTTGGATCATCTTGAGACATTGGAGATGAAAATGACTAGGAGTAACTTACCTCTTGGAATGGATCTTGTGAAACTCGTCATGGCCAAGGCACCCGTGCTAAAGAAAGTACAACTTGATCTTAATGCCGGTGTCTCTATAGATGATGAAGTGATAATGCTTAGAGATCTGGTTCTACTCCCATTTGCGCGGGCCTCACCTTCAGCAAAATTAATCATTAGACGCCGGTAA
- the LOC110915020 gene encoding F-box/FBD/LRR-repeat protein At1g13570, which translates to MEYQNPTRTHCLNSDIISTLPQNIIEYILCLMPLRDALRTSVLSKKWRYSWEKVPKLAFTDNLAEGPSSYLGEVVEKRLKVTRAIRHVLTRHNGPTILELNFSVGQLKLFSDFDQIIIRCLSRQNVVKEVIFIIKDGCYNLPFSFFSLQGLERIHLQNCGFELPLTFYGFSRLRRILFTNVEVSAEMLQEFLSHCPLLDEVILNGYQESVDFASGGNKLTFVDLLRCVPLLKTLEVSKYYMKYLTAGGMPDKLPTSLAHLKHLHLDVCFMEQIEISSAICMIRSSPVLEKIVFLMCDNEKLPVQQTSSNFFDSKDYSDLKLDHLETLEMKMFNNLPLEMEFVKLVMAMSPVLKKVRIELNDNVSVDEELKMLKDMLLLPFPRASPSAKLIFVRP; encoded by the exons ATGGAGTATCAAAACCCAACAAGAACTCACTGCCTAAATTCGGATATCATCAGCACCCTTCCTCAAAACATAATTGAATATATTCTATGTCTAATGCCACTCCGAGACGCACTACGAACGAGTGTTTTGTCAAAGAAATGGCGGTACAGTTGGGAGAAAGTGCCTAAACTTGCATTTACAGACAATCTGGCTGAAGGGCCATCTAGTTATCTCGGTGAAGTCGTCGAGAAGAGACTTAAGGTTACCAGGGCCATCCGCCACGTCTTGACTCGCCACAACGGTCCCACAATACTCGAGCTCAATTTTTCTGTTGGTCAATTGAAATTGTTTTCTGACTTTGACCAGATAATAATACGATGTCTTTCAAGGCAAAATGTTGTGAAAGAAGTCATCTTTATTATTAAAGACGGATGCTACAACCTACCCTTTTCGTTCTTTTCACTGCAAGGATTAGAACGCATACATCTACAAAACTGTGGTTTTGAACTCCCGTTAACGTTTTATGGGTTTAGTAGGCTGAGGAGGATATTGTTTACGAATGTCGAGGTTTCTGCTGAAATGCTTCAAGAGTTCCTCTCCCATTGCCCGCTACTCGATGAAGTCATTTTG AATGGGTATCAAGAAAGCGTTGACTTTGCATCAGGAGGAAACAAGTTGACATTTGTTGATCTTCTTCGGTGTGTGCCTCTGCTTAAGACTTTGGAGGTCTCAAAGTATTATATGAAG TATTTGACTGCAGGTGGTATGCCAGACAAGCTTCCAACTTCACTAGCCCATCTCAAACATCTACATCTGGATGTGTGCTTTATGGAACAAATCGAAATATCTTCCGCCATCTGTATGATCAGGAGCTCCCCGGTGTTAGAGAAAATTGTTTTTCTG ATGTGTGATAACGAGAAGCTGCCGGTTCAACAAACTTCCAGCAACTTTTTTGATTCCAAAGACTACTCGGATTTGAAATTGGATCATCTTGAGACGTTAGAGATGAAAATGTTTAATAACTTACCTCTTGAGATGGAATTTGTGAAACTCGTCATGGCCATGTCCCCTGTGCTAAAGAAGGTACGGATTGAGCTTAATGACAATGTTTCCGTTGATGAAGAACTGAAGATGCTTAAAGACATGCTTCTACTCCCATTTCCGCGAGCATCACCTTCTGCAAAGCTAATATTTGTACGCCCATAA
- the LOC110917564 gene encoding LEAF RUST 10 DISEASE-RESISTANCE LOCUS RECEPTOR-LIKE PROTEIN KINASE-like 1.2 — protein sequence MLNFLYQGLLGSSFNRMLSSAISIIWRRNKNKSPNLEGRLDPGVTVFSYKELIKATKNFSPSRRLGEGGFAAVYYGKLKDMREVAVKRLHKKNHEIVEQFMNEVNILGHLRHPNLVLFYGCTSQESRELLLVYEYIPNGTITDHLHGKQAIPGRLTWPIRLKIAIETASALVYLHARDIIHQDVKTNNILLDNNFNVKVADFGLSRLFPVNVNFNIVLADPQGTPGYVAPEYYESFQLSDKSDVYSFGVVLIELISSMAAVDKLRPREDIYLANLARNRIQRCEIDQLIDPALVSDSNPEIKVMITSAAELAYQCLQFDLEMRPTMNEVLDLLMEIQAGRRMDVGDLESVNPPPLSEINDSVVLLKEFPPSPISMSK from the exons ATGTTAAATTTTCTTTATCAAGGTCTCCTTGGATCGTCCTTCAACCGCATGCTCTCGTCTGCCATCTCTATAATCTGGCGTCGCAACAAGAACAAATCTCCAAACCTTGAAGGACGTCTCGACCCTGGTGTGACTGTGTTCTCTTACAAGGAGCTTATAAAGGCCACCAAAAATTTCAGCCCTTCTCGCAGACTAGGGGAAGGCGGTTTTGCAGCCGTTTACTATG GTAAACTCAAAGACATGCGAGAAGTTGCAGTGAAGAGACTACATAAGAAAAACCACGAAATAGTCGAACAATTCATGAATGAAGTTAATATCTTGGGACATTTACGACATCCAAACCTTGTTCTATTCTACGGTTGCACCTCTCAAGAAAGTCGAGAGCTTCTCCTTGTTTATGAGTACATTCCCAATGGCACCATTACCGACCACCTGCATGGGAAACAAGCAATTCCAGGCCGGCTAACATGGCCCATACGTTTGAAAATTGCCATTGAAACCGCCAGTGCACTAGTGTATCTCCATGCCCGTGATATCATACACCAAGATGTCAAGACAAACAACATTCTTCTTGATAACAATTTCAATGTCAAAGTAGCAGATTTTGGTCTCTCAAGGCTCTTTCCGGTTAATGTTAATTTTAATATTGTGTTAGCAGATCCTCAGGGAACCCCAGGATACGTGGCTCCTGAATATTACGAATCATTTCAATTAAGTGATAAAAGTGATGTTTACAGCTTTGGTGTAGTCTTGATTGAACTAATATCATCAATGGCGGCAGTCGATAAACTTCGGCCCAGAGAAGATATTTATTTGGCAAATCTCGCTCGAAACAGGATCCAAAGATGTGAAATTGATCAATTAATCGACCCGGCATTAGTATCTGATTCGAATCCTGAAATCAAGGTCATGATCACATCAGCAGCAGAGTTGGCGTATCAATGTTTACAGTTTGATTTAGAGATGAGGCCTACAATGAATGAGGTGTTGGATTTGTTGATGGAAATTCAAGCCGGGAGAAGAATGGATGTTGGCGATTTGGAAAGCGTGAATCCACCACCCCTATCTGAAATCAATGATTCAGTTGTTTTGTTGAAAGAGTTCCCGCCTTCACCGATCTCTATGTCAAAGTGa